One genomic region from Ornithinicoccus hortensis encodes:
- the fdxA gene encoding ferredoxin, which yields MTYVIAQPCIDVMDRACVEECPVDCIYEGARSLYIHPDECVDCGACEPVCPVEAIYYEDDLPEQFGPYLRDNEEFFTQVLPGREEPLDSPGGAAKLGAIGADTPLVAGHPAG from the coding sequence GTGACCTACGTGATCGCCCAGCCGTGCATCGACGTGATGGACCGTGCGTGCGTGGAGGAGTGTCCGGTCGACTGCATCTACGAGGGTGCGCGCTCGCTCTACATCCACCCGGACGAGTGCGTGGACTGCGGCGCCTGCGAGCCGGTGTGCCCGGTCGAGGCGATCTACTACGAGGACGACCTCCCCGAGCAGTTCGGGCCCTACCTGCGGGACAACGAGGAGTTCTTCACCCAGGTGCTCCCCGGGCGGGAGGAGCCGCTGGACTCCCCGGGCGGGGCGGCCAAACTGGGTGCGATCGGCGCCGATACGCCGTTGGTGGCCGGTCATCCTGCCGGGTGA
- a CDS encoding YdcF family protein gives MHRLAGLVFVDTRGISGYASGLVLVDAREPDLRRGLRQRGSDPRRLSSAVAVVGAVGYLVVSVVLTVVTLSPMVGGGLAVLLAVGLVVANLVLVGYLAYTGVVVVRREGHGLGNLLTLGALGGVAGLLLLLGLGIVLSWSWLVIPAVAGLAVSATFGLLLTAFVVYGAVYARQAPHPGMDAIVVLGSKVFGDRVPPLLAARIDRGLEILGSEQEAGRRPVLVLSGGQGSDEDAPEGAVMARYALREGADAELVRVEDRSRTTEENLTLSRDLLLGEGLGTSLVVTTNDFHAFRAAIIARELGLDAQVVGAPTARYYFPSAVLREFIAVLARSPIFHAAVAVVVALAAGALAWLVVR, from the coding sequence ATGCACCGTCTCGCCGGCCTCGTCTTCGTCGACACGCGGGGGATCAGCGGCTATGCGTCCGGCCTGGTGCTGGTCGACGCCCGGGAGCCGGACCTGCGCAGGGGGCTGCGCCAGCGCGGCTCCGACCCGCGGCGGCTGAGCTCGGCCGTGGCCGTCGTCGGCGCAGTGGGCTACCTCGTGGTCTCGGTGGTGCTGACCGTGGTGACGCTGTCCCCCATGGTCGGGGGCGGCCTGGCGGTCCTGCTGGCCGTCGGACTGGTCGTGGCCAACCTGGTGCTCGTCGGCTACCTGGCCTACACCGGGGTGGTCGTGGTCCGCCGCGAGGGCCACGGGCTGGGCAACCTGCTCACCCTCGGGGCGCTGGGTGGCGTGGCCGGGCTGCTGCTCCTGCTCGGGCTGGGGATCGTGCTGTCCTGGAGCTGGCTGGTCATCCCCGCGGTGGCCGGCCTGGCGGTGTCGGCGACGTTCGGCCTGCTGTTGACCGCGTTCGTGGTCTACGGCGCCGTCTATGCCCGGCAGGCGCCGCACCCGGGGATGGACGCCATCGTGGTGCTGGGGTCCAAGGTCTTCGGGGACCGCGTCCCGCCGCTGCTGGCCGCCCGGATCGACCGGGGCCTGGAGATCCTCGGGTCCGAGCAGGAGGCCGGGCGGCGCCCGGTCCTGGTGCTGTCCGGCGGCCAGGGGTCGGACGAGGACGCGCCGGAGGGCGCGGTCATGGCCCGGTACGCCCTGCGCGAGGGGGCCGACGCCGAGCTGGTGCGGGTCGAGGACCGGTCCCGCACCACCGAGGAGAACCTGACGCTGTCCCGGGACCTCCTGTTGGGTGAGGGGCTGGGCACCTCGCTGGTGGTCACCACCAACGACTTCCACGCCTTCCGGGCGGCGATCATCGCCCGGGAGCTCGGCCTGGACGCCCAGGTCGTGGGGGCCCCGACCGCCCGCTACTACTTCCCCTCCGCCGTCCTCCGGGAGTTCATCGCCGTCCTCGCGCGCAGCCCGATCTTCCACGCCGCGGTCGCGGTGGTCGTCGCGCTGGCGGCCGGGGCGCTCGCCTGGCTCGTGGTCCGCTAG
- a CDS encoding glycosyltransferase, with amino-acid sequence MHPASAWLANESAHIEDEADEHDLHAFQAIRRMDEILVNNFMVFQDVVEEGCYDLVVGDEAWDVDYFLHENPELKRFAFAWMTDFVGWVPMPDGGEHEVALTADYNAEMIEQRARYGRVRDRSIFVGSPEDVVDLPFGPGLPGIREWTEANFDFAGYVTGFVPPTQQEREQVRRRLGYGEDDLLCVVTVGGSGVGGPLLHRVLDAVPAARRLVPGLRFLVVTGPRIDPAGLPRRRGVSYRGYLPELYRQLAACDLAVVQGGLTTCMELAAADRPFLYVPLRHHFEQNVHVRHRLERYGAGRCVDYEEACDPDALAVAMAKELHREEHAIPVETDGAQRAGEMLAELI; translated from the coding sequence GTGCATCCGGCGTCGGCGTGGCTGGCCAACGAGTCGGCGCACATCGAGGACGAGGCGGACGAGCACGACCTGCACGCCTTCCAGGCGATCCGCCGGATGGACGAGATCCTGGTCAACAACTTCATGGTGTTCCAGGACGTGGTCGAGGAGGGCTGCTACGACCTGGTCGTCGGCGACGAGGCGTGGGACGTCGACTACTTCCTGCACGAGAACCCCGAGCTGAAGAGGTTCGCGTTCGCGTGGATGACCGACTTCGTCGGGTGGGTCCCCATGCCCGACGGCGGCGAGCACGAGGTCGCCCTGACCGCCGACTACAACGCCGAGATGATCGAGCAGCGGGCCCGCTACGGCAGGGTCCGCGACCGGTCGATCTTCGTGGGCAGCCCCGAGGACGTCGTCGACCTCCCCTTCGGCCCCGGCCTGCCCGGGATCCGGGAGTGGACCGAGGCCAACTTCGACTTCGCCGGCTACGTCACCGGCTTCGTGCCGCCGACGCAGCAGGAGCGCGAGCAGGTGCGGCGCCGGCTCGGCTACGGCGAGGACGACCTCCTGTGCGTCGTGACGGTCGGCGGCTCCGGGGTCGGCGGGCCGTTGCTGCACCGGGTGCTCGACGCGGTGCCCGCCGCCCGCCGGCTGGTGCCCGGGCTGCGCTTCCTCGTCGTCACGGGGCCACGCATCGACCCGGCCGGCCTGCCGCGGCGGCGCGGCGTCAGCTATCGCGGCTACCTGCCCGAGCTCTACCGTCAGCTGGCGGCCTGCGACCTCGCCGTGGTCCAGGGCGGGCTGACCACCTGCATGGAGCTCGCGGCGGCCGACCGGCCCTTCCTCTACGTGCCGCTGCGCCACCACTTCGAGCAGAACGTCCACGTCCGGCACCGGCTGGAGCGCTACGGCGCCGGGCGCTGCGTGGACTACGAGGAGGCCTGCGACCCCGACGCGCTCGCGGTCGCGATGGCCAAGGAGCTGCACCGGGAGGAGCACGCCATACCCGTGGAGACCGACGGTGCGCAGCGGGCGGGCGAGATGCTCGCGGAGCTGATCTGA
- a CDS encoding DUF4230 domain-containing protein — protein sequence MAIPVLILALVGAAGVLDYEPSWNPFQEGTTDRTGPSVLESLTEISEFHAAKAHYETVVDIEKDTAYLPDWVSGERVLYVGKGDVDGVVDFSGLDESSVTVSDDGTMVAITLPAPTVGTPVLDLATSYVVSHDKGITNRWKGSDLEREAQLRAVEQMTAAASGEGMLVDLAEENTTAMLRGLLGALGYENITITFDDPLR from the coding sequence TTGGCGATTCCCGTCCTGATCCTGGCGCTGGTCGGCGCCGCCGGCGTCCTCGACTACGAACCCTCGTGGAACCCCTTCCAGGAGGGGACGACCGACCGCACCGGCCCGTCGGTGCTGGAGTCGCTCACCGAGATCAGCGAGTTCCACGCCGCGAAGGCGCACTACGAGACCGTGGTCGACATCGAGAAGGACACCGCATACCTGCCTGACTGGGTCAGCGGCGAGCGGGTCCTCTACGTCGGCAAGGGGGACGTCGACGGGGTGGTGGACTTCAGCGGCCTCGACGAGAGCAGCGTCACGGTGTCCGACGACGGCACGATGGTGGCCATCACCCTGCCGGCTCCGACGGTGGGCACGCCCGTGCTCGACCTCGCGACCAGCTACGTCGTCAGCCACGACAAGGGCATCACCAACAGGTGGAAGGGCTCGGACCTGGAGCGTGAGGCCCAGCTGAGGGCCGTCGAGCAGATGACCGCGGCGGCCAGCGGCGAGGGCATGCTGGTCGACCTCGCCGAGGAGAACACGACCGCGATGCTGCGCGGCCTGCTCGGTGCGCTGGGATACGAGAACATCACGATCACCTTCGACGATCCCCTGCGCTGA
- a CDS encoding KAP family P-loop NTPase fold protein has translation MDGIGISDLPVGSERDDQLGISGYAAGLADFILRCPMPMTIAVQGDWGTGKTSTMSLVQGHLRDATVVSFNTWQYSQFDLGEDLPFHLLQTIMTRLTDDGTGRKNAFLRRAWLATTKAGRAAASTFSHIVADRIGGDIASTTVDAFVGKLLETGDDRGPAGLFEELREEFAEIVAVNNSAKGPAHRTVIFVDDLDRIRPTRAVEIMEILKTVMDVDGCVYVLAIDFNVVRQGVRDKYGPEFDERKAAAFFDKIIQVPFHMPVSSFEIEPLLRAHSADLGEDSATAVDLLRSSIGRNPRSVKRILNAVALNTCIQDHVRGGSAPRLRPVEFLGSAALQTAYAGFYAELDERDADGKGALLEGVLRLADDSGDPEDQEPWVTHGVEKDRFGAFLEFITRYADALDLRDGQSVDGQRVEEVMQITSVTMGHQTREREPAIARVLDLASRVSNQRARISDPTVLDRIAALENAVRADVGEFVATESNCSSRWRWYAVRPGGTDKPRRRFCEVSLPRSGRPTFYVGRASWPNADELRGLAEGLGSAGWDVVVSERSDALVHVRAVSPDADLMQLHPLLVAAYRGAGASRDHHVGAGSPRRP, from the coding sequence GTGGACGGAATCGGGATCAGCGACCTGCCCGTCGGGTCGGAGCGGGACGACCAGCTCGGGATCAGCGGCTACGCCGCGGGTCTGGCGGACTTCATCCTGCGCTGCCCCATGCCGATGACCATCGCGGTGCAGGGTGACTGGGGCACCGGCAAGACATCGACGATGTCCTTGGTGCAGGGCCACCTCCGCGACGCCACCGTCGTCTCGTTCAACACCTGGCAGTACTCGCAGTTCGACCTCGGCGAGGACCTCCCCTTCCACCTGCTCCAGACGATCATGACCCGGCTGACGGACGACGGCACGGGCAGGAAGAACGCCTTCCTGCGGAGAGCGTGGCTGGCGACGACGAAGGCCGGCCGGGCGGCGGCCAGCACGTTCAGCCACATCGTCGCCGACCGGATCGGCGGCGACATCGCCTCGACCACGGTGGACGCCTTCGTCGGGAAGCTCCTGGAGACGGGGGACGACCGTGGACCCGCCGGGCTGTTCGAGGAGCTTCGCGAGGAGTTCGCCGAGATCGTCGCGGTCAACAACAGCGCCAAGGGACCAGCGCACCGGACGGTGATCTTCGTCGACGACCTGGATCGGATCCGCCCCACCCGGGCCGTGGAGATCATGGAGATCCTCAAGACGGTGATGGACGTGGACGGATGCGTCTACGTGCTCGCCATCGACTTCAACGTCGTCCGCCAGGGCGTCCGTGACAAGTACGGCCCCGAGTTCGACGAGCGCAAGGCCGCCGCTTTCTTCGACAAGATCATCCAGGTCCCCTTCCACATGCCGGTGTCCTCCTTCGAGATCGAACCGCTGCTGCGGGCGCACAGCGCCGACCTGGGTGAGGACTCGGCCACGGCTGTCGACCTGCTCCGTTCCTCGATCGGACGCAATCCCCGCTCGGTCAAGCGGATCCTCAACGCCGTCGCCCTCAACACGTGCATCCAGGACCACGTCCGGGGCGGGTCCGCACCCCGGCTGAGACCGGTCGAGTTCCTTGGCAGCGCGGCACTGCAGACCGCCTACGCCGGCTTCTACGCCGAGCTGGACGAGAGGGACGCCGACGGCAAGGGCGCGCTCCTCGAGGGCGTGCTCCGGCTCGCGGATGACAGCGGTGACCCGGAGGACCAGGAGCCGTGGGTGACGCACGGCGTCGAGAAGGACCGGTTCGGGGCGTTCCTAGAGTTCATCACGAGGTATGCAGACGCCCTCGACCTCCGCGACGGACAGTCCGTGGACGGTCAGCGCGTCGAGGAGGTCATGCAGATCACCTCCGTCACGATGGGCCACCAGACCCGTGAGCGGGAGCCGGCGATCGCCCGGGTCCTCGACCTGGCCTCCCGGGTGAGCAACCAGCGCGCCCGGATCAGCGACCCGACCGTCCTCGATCGGATAGCGGCGCTGGAGAATGCGGTCCGGGCCGACGTCGGCGAGTTCGTGGCGACGGAGAGCAACTGCTCCTCCCGCTGGCGTTGGTATGCGGTGCGCCCAGGGGGCACCGACAAACCGCGCCGGCGCTTCTGCGAGGTCTCGCTCCCCAGGTCCGGGCGTCCGACGTTCTACGTCGGCAGGGCCAGCTGGCCCAACGCGGACGAGCTCCGGGGACTGGCCGAGGGGCTGGGCTCGGCCGGCTGGGACGTGGTCGTCAGTGAGCGCAGCGACGCGTTGGTGCACGTGAGGGCCGTCTCGCCCGACGCCGACCTGATGCAGCTGCACCCGCTGCTGGTGGCCGCATACCGGGGAGCGGGGGCGAGCCGTGACCACCATGTGGGAGCCGGGTCACCCCGGCGGCCTTAG
- a CDS encoding VanZ family protein, with product MDGFSASALLAVFFGLVLVPLAFIPYIAWSFRRGTTGPGHALLSAGGLIYLMALWAYTIVPLPDAAQLICDGTLRAQFVPFHFLTEIDRSGGIGGLLRDSMLRQVVLNVAFFVPLGMLTRHLFRWRPGRCIALGLGGSLLIELTQLAGLWWTYPFAYRLFDTDDLLANTLGAAIGVGLAPVLRWVPGQHTDPADRPQPVRPLRRLTGMTVDVLSVLLVGTGVPVAVRIALYLTDRVYTGHTVLIEVGATLAAAVVFLLVVPASAGATLGQHLVYLRPVRPDGGRPRPHQWGIRALTGAGAFVCWLSSWRFPS from the coding sequence GTGGACGGGTTCAGCGCCTCCGCCCTGCTGGCGGTCTTCTTCGGCCTCGTGCTGGTCCCGCTGGCCTTCATCCCCTACATCGCCTGGAGCTTCCGCCGCGGCACCACCGGGCCGGGTCACGCGCTGCTGAGCGCCGGCGGCCTGATCTACCTGATGGCGCTGTGGGCCTACACGATCGTCCCGCTGCCGGACGCCGCGCAGCTGATCTGCGACGGGACGCTGCGCGCCCAGTTCGTCCCGTTCCACTTCCTCACCGAGATCGACCGTTCCGGGGGGATCGGCGGCCTGCTGCGCGACTCCATGCTGCGCCAGGTGGTCCTCAACGTCGCGTTCTTCGTGCCGCTGGGGATGCTCACCCGGCACCTGTTCCGGTGGCGCCCCGGACGCTGCATCGCGCTCGGCCTCGGGGGGTCGCTGCTGATCGAGCTGACCCAGCTGGCCGGCCTGTGGTGGACCTACCCGTTCGCCTACCGGCTGTTCGACACCGACGACCTGCTGGCCAACACGCTCGGCGCGGCGATCGGCGTCGGTTTGGCCCCGGTGCTGCGGTGGGTGCCGGGTCAGCACACCGACCCGGCCGACCGGCCGCAGCCGGTGCGGCCGCTGCGCCGCCTGACCGGGATGACGGTGGACGTGCTGTCGGTCCTCCTCGTCGGCACCGGCGTGCCGGTGGCGGTGCGGATCGCCCTCTACCTCACGGACCGCGTCTACACGGGGCACACGGTGCTGATCGAGGTCGGCGCCACGCTCGCCGCCGCCGTGGTGTTCCTGCTGGTGGTGCCGGCCAGCGCCGGGGCGACGCTGGGCCAGCACCTGGTCTACCTGCGCCCCGTCCGGCCCGACGGGGGCCGTCCCCGGCCACACCAGTGGGGGATCCGGGCGCTCACCGGCGCCGGGGCATTCGTTTGCTGGCTGTCATCTTGGCGATTCCCGTCCTGA
- a CDS encoding alpha/beta fold hydrolase, producing the protein MALENPFYTPEVQGAYELHSLGRFELEEGGVIPDLQLAVATYGELNEAKDNAILIPTWFSGTHQTWELVYIGPGRALDPEKYFIVVVNQIGNGLSTSPHNTDGEIAMSKFPDVRIGDDVRAQEQLLREVFGIERLALVVGGSMGAQQTWEWAVRFPDKVLRAAPIAGTAQNTPHDFLFTQTLLDAITSDPGWNGGEYADHADVVAGLARHADIWAVLGLSTEFWKTEFWRGIELPDVTWDTFEEFRDRFIRAVFTAMDPNALLVMGWKWQRGDVARNTGGDLAAALGRVTAKVFVMPHDEDMFFPPRDCAAEQALTPNSELRVLHTVAGHFGLFGFEESYLAEVDSHLTELLATPV; encoded by the coding sequence ATGGCCCTAGAGAACCCGTTCTACACGCCCGAGGTCCAGGGGGCCTACGAGCTCCACTCGCTCGGCCGGTTCGAGCTCGAGGAGGGCGGGGTGATCCCGGACCTGCAGCTGGCGGTGGCCACTTACGGCGAGCTCAACGAGGCCAAGGACAACGCGATCCTGATCCCGACCTGGTTCTCCGGGACGCACCAGACCTGGGAGTTGGTCTACATCGGGCCGGGGCGGGCGCTGGACCCGGAGAAGTACTTCATCGTCGTGGTCAACCAGATCGGCAACGGGCTGTCCACCTCGCCGCACAACACCGACGGCGAGATCGCGATGTCGAAGTTCCCGGACGTGCGGATCGGGGACGACGTGCGTGCCCAGGAGCAGCTGCTGCGCGAGGTCTTCGGGATCGAGCGACTGGCGCTGGTCGTCGGCGGGTCGATGGGTGCGCAGCAGACCTGGGAGTGGGCGGTGCGCTTCCCGGACAAGGTGCTGCGCGCCGCCCCGATCGCCGGCACGGCCCAGAACACCCCGCACGACTTCCTGTTCACCCAGACGCTGCTGGACGCGATCACCTCGGACCCGGGCTGGAACGGCGGGGAGTATGCCGACCACGCGGACGTGGTGGCGGGGCTGGCCCGGCACGCCGACATCTGGGCGGTGCTGGGTCTGTCGACGGAGTTCTGGAAGACCGAGTTCTGGCGCGGCATCGAGCTGCCGGACGTCACCTGGGACACCTTCGAGGAGTTCCGCGACCGGTTCATCCGCGCCGTCTTCACCGCGATGGACCCCAACGCGCTGCTGGTGATGGGGTGGAAGTGGCAGCGCGGCGACGTCGCCCGCAACACCGGCGGCGACCTCGCCGCGGCGCTCGGGCGGGTCACCGCCAAGGTCTTCGTGATGCCGCACGACGAGGACATGTTCTTCCCGCCGCGGGACTGCGCCGCCGAGCAGGCGCTGACGCCGAACAGCGAGCTGCGGGTGCTGCACACGGTCGCCGGCCACTTCGGGCTGTTCGGCTTCGAGGAGTCCTACCTGGCCGAGGTCGACTCTCACCTCACGGAGCTGC
- a CDS encoding VOC family protein, translated as MISVHAEDVDAAYAEARELGYEIVHPLTTEEWGVRRFFVRAPDGNVINVVQHR; from the coding sequence GTGATCTCGGTGCACGCCGAGGACGTCGACGCCGCCTACGCCGAGGCCCGCGAGCTGGGCTACGAGATCGTGCACCCGTTGACCACCGAGGAGTGGGGGGTGCGCCGGTTCTTCGTGCGGGCCCCGGACGGCAACGTGATCAACGTGGTCCAGCACCGGTGA
- a CDS encoding response regulator, with amino-acid sequence MTVRVLIVDDHPVVRSGLRALLETDPGLEVVGEAGSGEQALALAPRLAPGVVLMDLRLGEGIDGVTATERLRAAADPPAVMILTTYDHDADIVRAVEAGAAGYLVKDAAPQVILDAVHAAARGETVLAPALVHRLMTRMRRPGPRITDRELEVLRLVAQGRANRAIAKELFISEATVKTHLAHAFDKLGVDNRTGAVAALREQGLLGP; translated from the coding sequence GTGACGGTGCGGGTGCTCATCGTGGACGACCACCCGGTCGTCCGGTCCGGCCTGCGGGCGCTGCTGGAGACCGACCCCGGCCTCGAGGTCGTGGGCGAGGCGGGGTCCGGGGAGCAGGCCCTCGCGCTCGCGCCGCGGCTCGCGCCCGGCGTGGTGCTGATGGACCTTCGGCTGGGCGAGGGGATCGACGGGGTGACCGCCACCGAGCGGCTGCGGGCGGCCGCCGACCCGCCCGCCGTGATGATCCTGACCACCTACGACCACGACGCCGACATCGTCCGGGCCGTCGAGGCCGGCGCAGCCGGCTACCTGGTCAAGGACGCGGCGCCGCAGGTGATCCTGGACGCGGTGCACGCGGCCGCGCGCGGCGAGACGGTGCTGGCCCCGGCCCTGGTGCACCGGCTGATGACCCGGATGCGTCGACCGGGACCGAGGATCACCGACCGGGAGCTCGAGGTGCTGCGTCTGGTCGCGCAGGGCCGCGCCAACCGGGCGATCGCCAAGGAGCTGTTCATCAGCGAGGCCACCGTGAAGACGCACCTGGCGCACGCCTTCGACAAGCTCGGGGTGGACAACCGCACCGGGGCGGTCGCGGCCCTGCGGGAGCAGGGGCTGCTCGGTCCCTGA
- a CDS encoding sensor histidine kinase, whose translation MTTSAVQPSPHPAAGAARLLATGSHALFLVLLAIGTWRAVATGTAYPPLAVLVPVTLAVYAVGALRPVRRSGPWWLVLLTICWGGLLLVSTEFVWVAFSLWLLCVHVLGLRWALPYAVAVLAAVVAAQLTVGAHPAAVVGPAIGCVVAVGIGWGAQLLTREARERQQLVDRLVSTQAEMVELHDDLARTQREAGALTERTRLSRDIHDTLAQGFSSILLLSRAGAEQQDPARLRELLGQIEATAAENLAESRAVVRALTPAQLDVGLAASLGRLLARLEQETGLDTRLEVDGEVAVLSTTEEVALLRVAQSALANVRAHAAARTVAVTLTNAGDTVRLDVLDDGVGFDVAAWSAGRLAAGGGGYGLRAMRDRLRDLGGGLEVESVPGDGTALAAHLPLRGPQQGRTP comes from the coding sequence ATGACCACCAGCGCCGTCCAGCCGTCGCCGCACCCCGCCGCGGGTGCGGCGCGGCTGTTGGCGACCGGCAGCCACGCCCTGTTCCTGGTGCTCCTGGCCATCGGGACCTGGCGCGCGGTGGCGACCGGCACGGCATACCCGCCGCTGGCCGTCCTCGTCCCGGTGACCCTGGCGGTCTACGCGGTCGGGGCACTGCGCCCCGTCCGCCGGTCCGGTCCGTGGTGGCTGGTGCTGCTCACCATCTGCTGGGGTGGCCTGCTGCTCGTCTCCACCGAGTTCGTCTGGGTCGCCTTCTCGCTGTGGCTGCTGTGCGTGCACGTGCTCGGGCTGCGCTGGGCCCTGCCGTATGCCGTGGCGGTGCTGGCCGCCGTCGTGGCGGCCCAGCTGACGGTCGGGGCGCACCCGGCGGCCGTCGTCGGGCCCGCCATCGGGTGCGTCGTGGCTGTCGGGATCGGGTGGGGCGCCCAGCTGCTCACCCGGGAGGCGCGGGAGCGCCAGCAGCTGGTCGACCGCCTGGTCAGCACCCAGGCCGAGATGGTGGAGCTGCACGACGACCTGGCGCGCACCCAGCGGGAGGCCGGGGCGCTGACCGAGCGGACCCGGTTGTCGCGGGACATCCACGACACGCTGGCCCAGGGGTTCTCCTCGATCCTGCTGCTGTCCCGGGCCGGGGCGGAGCAGCAGGACCCCGCCCGGCTGCGCGAGCTCCTCGGGCAGATCGAGGCCACCGCCGCGGAGAACCTGGCCGAGTCCCGCGCCGTGGTCCGCGCCCTGACGCCGGCCCAGCTGGACGTCGGGCTCGCCGCCTCGCTGGGGCGGCTGCTGGCCCGGCTCGAGCAGGAGACCGGGCTGGACACCCGCCTGGAGGTCGACGGGGAGGTCGCCGTGCTCAGCACGACCGAGGAGGTCGCCCTGCTGCGGGTGGCGCAGTCCGCCCTGGCCAACGTGCGCGCCCACGCCGCGGCCCGCACGGTCGCGGTCACGCTGACCAACGCCGGGGACACCGTGCGGTTGGACGTGCTCGACGACGGGGTGGGCTTCGACGTCGCGGCGTGGTCGGCCGGGCGGCTCGCGGCCGGTGGCGGGGGCTACGGGCTCCGCGCGATGCGGGACCGGCTGCGCGACCTCGGCGGCGGCCTCGAGGTGGAGAGCGTGCCCGGGGACGGCACCGCCCTGGCGGCGCACCTGCCGCTGCGGGGACCCCAACAGGGAAGGACACCGTGA
- a CDS encoding DsbA family oxidoreductase: MDEVIYADFTSPAAYLAGLRLDALAAAGEPVPDWRPVAWHPRLPRTGLGLDAEGRANQQRAVERVRSLTDPREEFPASAPGFLPHPDGPISAYAEAYLAGVGPEVRRLLLHAYWAEHQDIGNPEVLRRLLAPALKSGHSRTDAVRNFGYAVSPARMPLSTLAFHLMRDWQQAWQALGTHPDVTLVAPGRPALTGAAALDALGVVGAPQTVSA; this comes from the coding sequence ATGGACGAGGTCATCTACGCCGACTTCACCAGCCCCGCCGCCTACCTGGCCGGCCTGCGCCTGGACGCCCTGGCCGCCGCGGGCGAGCCGGTCCCCGACTGGCGGCCCGTCGCGTGGCACCCCCGGCTCCCCCGGACCGGGCTGGGCCTGGACGCCGAGGGCCGGGCCAACCAGCAGCGGGCCGTGGAGCGGGTCCGGTCGCTCACCGACCCGCGCGAGGAGTTCCCGGCCAGCGCCCCGGGCTTCCTGCCGCACCCGGACGGCCCGATCTCCGCGTATGCCGAGGCCTACCTGGCCGGCGTCGGCCCCGAGGTCAGGCGGCTGCTGCTGCACGCCTACTGGGCGGAGCACCAGGACATCGGCAACCCGGAGGTGCTGCGCCGGCTGCTGGCGCCGGCGCTGAAGTCGGGCCACAGCCGCACGGATGCCGTGCGCAACTTCGGGTATGCCGTGTCCCCCGCCCGGATGCCGCTGTCCACCCTGGCCTTCCACCTGATGCGGGACTGGCAGCAGGCCTGGCAGGCGCTGGGCACGCACCCCGACGTCACGCTCGTGGCGCCGGGCCGGCCGGCGCTCACCGGTGCCGCCGCGCTCGACGCGCTCGGCGTCGTCGGGGCACCCCAGACCGTCTCGGCCTGA
- a CDS encoding O-acetyl-ADP-ribose deacetylase produces MDPTIEAVEGDITTQRLDAIVNAANSSLLGGGGVDGAIHAAAGPALLRECRELRAGRYRDGLPVGEAVATGAGDLPARWVIHTVGPNRHRGQTDPALLAACFTHSLDVATELGAGSIAFPAISAGVYGWDADEVARVAVDAVRGRVDGGEPVPGLIRFVLFGQRVHDAFRAALQA; encoded by the coding sequence GTGGACCCGACCATCGAGGCCGTCGAGGGTGACATCACGACCCAACGGCTGGACGCCATCGTCAACGCGGCCAACAGCTCCCTGCTCGGCGGGGGCGGGGTGGACGGCGCCATCCACGCCGCCGCGGGGCCGGCCCTCCTGCGGGAGTGCCGCGAGCTGCGGGCGGGGCGCTACCGCGACGGCCTGCCGGTGGGTGAGGCGGTGGCGACCGGCGCCGGCGACCTGCCGGCCCGCTGGGTGATCCACACCGTCGGCCCGAACCGGCACCGCGGCCAGACCGACCCGGCGCTGCTCGCCGCCTGCTTCACCCACTCCCTCGACGTCGCCACCGAGCTTGGGGCCGGCAGCATCGCCTTCCCGGCGATCAGCGCCGGGGTCTACGGGTGGGACGCCGACGAGGTGGCCCGGGTCGCGGTCGACGCGGTCCGGGGCCGGGTCGACGGGGGCGAGCCGGTGCCGGGACTCATCCGGTTCGTGCTGTTCGGGCAGCGGGTGCACGACGCATTCCGGGCCGCGCTGCAGGCCTGA
- a CDS encoding GNAT family N-acetyltransferase, whose protein sequence is MSRCQFVTAAQLESAQVLDLYDAVGWTAYTRDPVALHEALAGSHRLVAAHGPDGRLDGLARSISDGATIVYLQDILVRPATQRTGLGRALVQTLLSAYDEVRQQVLITDTEPGQRAFYEALGFTEAHDMDPGIRAFVRFR, encoded by the coding sequence GTGAGCCGCTGCCAGTTCGTGACCGCCGCCCAGCTGGAGTCCGCCCAGGTCCTCGACCTGTACGACGCGGTCGGCTGGACGGCCTACACCCGTGACCCCGTGGCCCTGCACGAGGCCCTGGCCGGCTCGCACCGGCTCGTCGCCGCCCACGGCCCCGACGGCCGCCTCGACGGGCTGGCCCGCTCGATCTCCGACGGCGCCACCATCGTCTATCTGCAGGACATCCTGGTCCGGCCCGCCACCCAGCGCACCGGCCTCGGGCGGGCGCTCGTGCAGACCCTGCTGTCGGCATACGACGAAGTGCGCCAGCAGGTGCTGATCACCGACACCGAGCCCGGCCAACGGGCCTTCTACGAGGCCCTCGGGTTCACCGAGGCCCACGACATGGACCCCGGGATCCGGGCCTTCGTGCGGTTCCGCTGA